The Niallia alba genome includes a window with the following:
- a CDS encoding CBO0543 family protein — protein sequence MIYMDILEDWESFIYILGIYPTINVIFLNYFPYKEGMKTKIIYVFIWGVIAMVYETIFIWSGTFYLNGWKQIYSVFTYPVLYVMLMLFHQFSVKMIEKSTRDRCK from the coding sequence ATGATTTATATGGATATTTTAGAAGATTGGGAGAGTTTCATTTATATTTTGGGAATTTATCCGACGATTAATGTCATTTTTTTGAATTATTTTCCGTATAAAGAAGGAATGAAAACAAAGATAATCTATGTCTTCATCTGGGGAGTCATTGCGATGGTGTATGAAACCATCTTTATATGGAGTGGTACTTTTTATTTGAATGGCTGGAAGCAAATTTATTCAGTTTTCACCTACCCTGTTCTTTATGTGATGCTAATGCTCTTTCATCAATTTTCGGTAAAGATGATAGAAAAAAGCACAAGAGATAGATGCAAATAG
- a CDS encoding CBO0543 family protein, with protein sequence MNEQQRSMFDRLVSIQEKYTKEAQTYWSMYSNLDTWQFWVAVLMLVVPLVVLYFTIDRKRIFIIGFFGFAVHMLFSYVDAIGIRFGLWAYPYQLLPFLPSFSLDGSIIPIAIMLVYQWTLKHGKNFYLYATILAVIFGFGFKPLLTSLGLFEPYKWVNYFYIFLIYWFLYVGGYLVTKLFTKWQEGYE encoded by the coding sequence ATGAATGAGCAACAGCGTTCTATGTTTGATAGATTAGTTTCCATTCAAGAGAAGTATACAAAAGAAGCACAAACGTATTGGAGTATGTATTCCAATTTGGATACATGGCAGTTTTGGGTGGCAGTACTGATGTTAGTTGTTCCACTGGTCGTCTTGTATTTTACGATTGACCGCAAACGTATTTTTATTATTGGATTCTTTGGATTTGCCGTGCATATGTTATTTTCCTATGTAGATGCAATAGGTATTCGCTTCGGTTTATGGGCATACCCATATCAGTTGCTACCGTTTTTGCCGAGCTTCTCACTGGATGGTTCCATTATTCCGATAGCCATTATGCTAGTCTATCAGTGGACATTGAAGCATGGTAAAAATTTTTATCTTTATGCAACCATTTTAGCGGTCATCTTTGGCTTTGGTTTCAAACCATTGTTAACAAGTCTCGGGTTATTTGAACCATATAAATGGGTTAATTATTTCTATATCTTTTTGATTTATTGGTTTCTATATGTTGGTGGATATTTAGTGACAAAATTATTTACTAAGTGGCAGGAAGGATACGAGTAA
- a CDS encoding heavy-metal-associated domain-containing protein: protein MSKAVFQLEPLTCPSCIKKLEGILHKTSGVVSAKVLFSSSKVKVEYDSHILETQQIKNILCKIGYSVLAVK from the coding sequence ATGTCTAAAGCTGTTTTTCAATTAGAGCCACTTACATGTCCATCTTGTATTAAAAAATTGGAAGGGATTCTCCATAAAACAAGTGGAGTTGTTTCAGCAAAAGTATTATTTAGCTCCAGTAAAGTAAAAGTTGAATATGATTCCCATATTTTAGAGACTCAACAAATAAAAAATATCCTATGTAAAATAGGTTATTCTGTCTTAGCTGTAAAGTAG
- a CDS encoding YnfA family protein, with the protein MTILIFILAGLAEIGGGYLIWQWLREGKSYYWGIFGGILLVSYGIIATFQSFMSFGRVYAAYGGIFIVLSVLWGWGIDRKTPDIYDWIGAGVCLVGVMIMVFAPRH; encoded by the coding sequence ATGACAATTCTTATTTTTATATTAGCTGGTTTAGCTGAAATTGGTGGAGGCTATCTCATCTGGCAATGGCTGCGAGAGGGAAAGTCTTATTATTGGGGGATTTTTGGAGGAATATTGCTCGTATCATATGGGATTATTGCGACCTTTCAATCGTTTATGTCATTTGGAAGAGTGTATGCTGCTTATGGCGGCATTTTTATCGTTCTGTCTGTTTTGTGGGGATGGGGAATAGATCGAAAAACACCAGATATTTATGACTGGATAGGTGCAGGGGTTTGTTTAGTGGGGGTAATGATTATGGTCTTCGCACCTCGTCACTAG
- a CDS encoding Crp/Fnr family transcriptional regulator — translation MPSKQQSCDHTFKCNHSTESIHSCVSSVPIFNHLEKEQMAEIMDMVQSLIYKKGEILYHAGDPSDSLSIVNKGKIKIYRLSESGKEQLIRILHPGDFTGELALFTETIHEAYAEAMLETHVCIIKRADLHTLLLRYPTISFKILAEFAARLEQSEKQTTNLATEKVEKRIALYLIECLGEGKDLKQPQEIKLPMTKKDLASYLGTTPETISRKLSDFEEQGYIEQKPQNKMKVWGHALAELTR, via the coding sequence ATGCCGAGCAAGCAGCAATCTTGTGATCATACTTTTAAATGCAATCATTCAACAGAATCTATTCATTCTTGTGTATCATCGGTGCCTATTTTCAATCATTTAGAAAAAGAACAAATGGCAGAAATTATGGATATGGTGCAATCACTAATCTATAAAAAAGGAGAAATCCTTTATCATGCTGGTGATCCATCCGACTCTTTATCTATTGTCAATAAAGGAAAAATAAAAATTTACCGTTTATCAGAGTCTGGGAAAGAACAGCTTATTCGTATTTTGCATCCTGGTGACTTTACAGGCGAGTTAGCGTTATTTACAGAGACAATCCATGAAGCATACGCAGAAGCAATGCTGGAGACACATGTCTGTATCATCAAGCGTGCGGATTTACACACATTATTATTACGGTATCCAACGATTTCTTTCAAAATTTTGGCAGAATTTGCTGCCCGTTTAGAACAATCAGAAAAGCAAACAACCAATCTCGCAACAGAAAAAGTGGAAAAACGAATCGCTCTTTATTTGATAGAGTGTTTAGGCGAAGGAAAAGATCTAAAGCAACCGCAAGAAATCAAGCTACCAATGACAAAAAAAGATTTAGCCTCCTATTTAGGAACCACACCTGAAACAATCAGCCGTAAATTATCCGATTTTGAAGAACAAGGATATATTGAACAAAAACCACAAAACAAAATGAAAGTTTGGGGACATGCCCTTGCCGAATTAACTCGGTAA
- a CDS encoding heavy metal translocating P-type ATPase → MNKHKNHYMIISGTLILVGMITGMLGKETGKGYFLIVAAVIASIPIARKAFLALRMKAFSIELLVTIAVIAALFIGEYVEASIVAFLFLFGAFLEVRTLEKTRSSLKYLINMTPQKATVIRDKRQVEVSVEEVIKGDRVILRSGGQVPVDGKVITGKALLNEAAITGESIPVTKKTGDTLYSGTMVDSGYLEMLAEKVGDDTTFAKIIELVEEAQESKTKTEKFLDRFAQLYTPGVVLLAIIVYAITRNLHLAITLLVIACPGALVIGAPVSNVAGIGNGARNGVLVKGGEVMEILSKVDILVFDKTGTLTKGKPEVTDIKTFGEISENEILRLAAEAESGSEHHLGKAIVKEAFTRRLVWNQVPNTIEIIKGKGISAKVEGFTVVIGNRSMMLESSIEMTTGVIQYAVARENLGNTAIFVAVNGGIKAVISVADQIREDAVTSLQELRADGIRKVVMLTGDNQATAKIVATQLGIEEYHAELLPEDKVEMIKALQRKGHMVAMAGDGINDAPAIGTANIGVAMGEGGTDVAMETADIVLMADRLSQLSHAYALSKATIRNMKANTYFAVGVAFILLMGVLLDYVHLASGMFIHEASVLIVILHAMRLVRFNKTNRKVPIVSSKESHAKHA, encoded by the coding sequence ATGAACAAACATAAGAATCATTACATGATAATTTCAGGGACACTAATTTTAGTTGGGATGATAACGGGAATGCTGGGGAAGGAGACGGGAAAAGGTTACTTTCTAATAGTGGCTGCTGTCATTGCTAGTATACCAATTGCAAGGAAAGCTTTCCTTGCATTACGAATGAAGGCATTTAGTATTGAATTATTAGTAACCATTGCTGTCATTGCAGCCCTTTTTATAGGGGAATATGTAGAAGCATCTATTGTTGCTTTTCTGTTTCTATTTGGCGCTTTTCTGGAAGTTCGTACATTGGAAAAAACGCGATCAAGTCTAAAGTATTTAATAAATATGACCCCACAAAAGGCAACGGTAATAAGGGATAAAAGGCAAGTGGAAGTATCAGTAGAAGAAGTGATAAAAGGGGACCGAGTTATATTACGCTCTGGTGGGCAAGTTCCTGTGGATGGAAAAGTGATCACTGGAAAGGCATTGCTAAATGAAGCGGCAATTACCGGAGAGAGTATTCCTGTAACGAAAAAAACTGGAGATACCTTATATAGCGGTACGATGGTAGATAGCGGTTATCTGGAGATGCTTGCAGAAAAGGTTGGTGATGATACTACCTTTGCCAAAATTATTGAATTAGTAGAAGAAGCGCAAGAATCGAAAACAAAAACGGAGAAGTTTTTAGATAGATTTGCACAATTATATACACCGGGAGTGGTTTTGCTAGCAATTATCGTTTATGCCATTACAAGAAATCTTCATTTAGCCATTACTTTGTTAGTGATTGCCTGTCCTGGGGCATTGGTTATCGGAGCTCCTGTATCAAATGTGGCGGGAATTGGCAATGGAGCAAGAAATGGCGTTCTCGTCAAAGGTGGGGAAGTAATGGAAATACTTTCAAAAGTGGATATATTAGTGTTTGATAAAACGGGAACATTGACAAAAGGGAAGCCGGAAGTAACTGACATAAAAACCTTTGGAGAGATAAGCGAGAATGAAATTTTACGTTTGGCTGCAGAAGCAGAAAGCGGTTCTGAACATCATTTAGGAAAAGCGATAGTAAAAGAAGCATTCACAAGAAGATTAGTATGGAACCAAGTACCTAATACGATAGAGATTATAAAAGGAAAAGGAATTAGTGCTAAAGTAGAAGGTTTTACGGTCGTCATTGGCAATCGTTCGATGATGCTTGAATCTAGCATTGAAATGACAACAGGTGTTATCCAATATGCAGTAGCACGTGAAAACCTTGGAAATACTGCTATCTTTGTGGCTGTGAATGGAGGAATAAAGGCAGTAATTTCTGTTGCTGACCAAATAAGAGAAGATGCGGTTACTTCTTTACAAGAATTAAGAGCAGATGGGATTCGCAAAGTAGTCATGTTAACGGGTGATAATCAAGCAACAGCCAAAATAGTGGCAACTCAGCTTGGAATAGAAGAGTATCATGCGGAATTATTACCAGAAGATAAAGTAGAAATGATAAAAGCATTACAAAGGAAAGGACATATGGTAGCCATGGCTGGCGACGGTATTAACGATGCACCTGCTATTGGAACGGCAAATATCGGAGTGGCAATGGGAGAGGGAGGAACCGATGTTGCCATGGAAACGGCTGATATCGTATTAATGGCTGATCGATTGTCCCAACTATCCCATGCATATGCTTTATCAAAAGCAACGATTCGCAATATGAAAGCAAACACGTATTTTGCAGTTGGGGTAGCGTTTATTTTATTAATGGGTGTCCTGCTCGATTATGTTCATTTGGCTTCGGGGATGTTTATTCATGAAGCAAGTGTGCTAATTGTTATTTTACATGCGATGAGATTAGTGCGCTTTAATAAGACAAATAGAAAGGTCCCAATAGTAAGTAGCAAGGAAAGTCATGCTAAACATGCTTAA
- a CDS encoding nuclease-related domain-containing protein, whose amino-acid sequence MFLNEVCKSDRLKSTEILIKRLKETHKLRPNVMKDLRKLLTGYNGEKEMKYHLQFLPEKDCLIIHNLRLYDGKNHFQIDYLILTQRFALIVECKNYYGEVEIDSNFNQMIRTGDEKVEGFSNPISQAKRHQRQLLTYFKQHNLPPLPIEFIVIFSNPSTIIKGDPSIKDVVIHSHSFSEKWDKLVAKYRRASIVDIKLLRKAAKNLLKNNTPETVDLLKKYGVQPSDLITGVQCPSCEKFAMIRQKRKWFCPHCNTYDKDAHHQTVTDYLLLIKATITNKEFRKFANVSSRETAAKMLVRMNLPSKGENKGRKYHKP is encoded by the coding sequence TTGTTTTTAAACGAAGTTTGCAAGAGTGATAGATTAAAATCTACAGAAATACTCATTAAAAGGTTAAAAGAAACGCATAAACTAAGACCGAATGTAATGAAAGACTTAAGGAAACTGCTTACTGGTTATAATGGCGAGAAAGAAATGAAGTATCATCTACAATTTTTACCAGAAAAGGATTGCCTCATTATCCATAATCTTCGCCTTTACGATGGAAAAAACCATTTTCAGATCGACTACCTCATCCTCACCCAACGATTCGCTCTTATTGTCGAATGCAAAAACTATTACGGAGAAGTGGAAATCGACTCCAACTTTAATCAAATGATTCGAACAGGAGATGAAAAGGTAGAAGGTTTTTCTAATCCAATTTCCCAAGCAAAAAGACACCAGCGTCAATTACTAACATACTTCAAACAGCATAATCTCCCACCACTCCCCATCGAATTCATCGTAATTTTCAGCAATCCCTCCACTATTATAAAAGGAGATCCATCCATTAAAGACGTAGTCATTCACAGCCACAGTTTTTCAGAAAAATGGGATAAGCTCGTCGCGAAATATAGAAGGGCTTCCATTGTTGATATCAAGTTGCTTCGCAAAGCAGCAAAAAACCTCTTGAAAAATAACACTCCAGAAACCGTCGATTTATTAAAAAAATACGGAGTTCAACCAAGCGACCTCATCACAGGTGTACAATGCCCATCTTGCGAAAAATTTGCAATGATACGCCAAAAACGCAAATGGTTCTGTCCTCACTGCAACACATATGACAAAGATGCGCATCACCAAACTGTGACCGATTACCTTTTATTAATAAAAGCCACTATTACAAATAAGGAATTCCGCAAATTTGCCAACGTTTCTTCACGTGAGACAGCTGCAAAGATGCTAGTAAGAATGAATTTGCCAAGTAAAGGAGAAAACAAAGGGAGAAAGTATCATAAACCGTAA
- a CDS encoding aldo/keto reductase, producing MSTTIPQITLNDGLVIPAIGLGTYNLRGASGVQAITSAIDTGYRLLDSAFNYENEGALGEAVRRSTVSREQLFITSKLPGRHHQYDKALYTIQESLYRTKLDYYDLFLIHWPNPKTDLYVEAWQALIDAKKWGLIRSIGVCNFLPEHLERLKKETGVLPSINQVELHPFFSQKEQLAYDKENGIVTESWSPLGRANNVLENETIQQIAEAHGKSISQVILRWHTQLGALPIPKSSSPQRQRENLEIFDFTLTEEEMNKISSLTRADGRIADQDPAVYEEF from the coding sequence ATGTCTACAACGATTCCACAAATCACACTTAATGATGGTCTTGTTATTCCTGCAATTGGCCTTGGTACCTATAATTTACGAGGAGCGTCTGGCGTTCAGGCAATAACCTCAGCGATTGATACGGGCTATCGTTTACTAGATTCTGCTTTCAATTACGAAAACGAAGGAGCACTAGGAGAAGCTGTTCGCCGCAGCACAGTAAGCAGAGAACAGTTATTCATAACTTCCAAACTTCCAGGTCGACACCACCAGTACGACAAAGCACTCTACACCATCCAAGAATCACTTTACCGCACAAAGTTAGATTATTACGACTTATTTCTTATTCACTGGCCAAATCCCAAAACAGATTTATACGTAGAAGCATGGCAAGCATTAATTGACGCAAAAAAATGGGGTCTCATCCGCTCTATTGGCGTATGCAATTTCCTACCAGAGCATCTCGAACGCTTGAAAAAAGAAACTGGCGTACTGCCAAGTATTAACCAAGTAGAACTACACCCATTTTTTTCACAAAAAGAACAACTAGCCTACGACAAAGAAAACGGCATCGTAACCGAATCATGGAGCCCACTCGGCCGAGCAAACAATGTATTAGAAAACGAAACCATTCAACAAATAGCAGAAGCACACGGAAAATCAATATCCCAAGTCATCCTCAGATGGCACACCCAACTAGGAGCATTGCCAATTCCAAAATCAAGCTCCCCACAACGCCAACGAGAAAACTTAGAAATATTCGATTTTACACTGACCGAAGAAGAAATGAACAAAATTTCTAGTCTTACTCGTGCAGATGGCCGGATTGCCGATCAAGATCCAGCTGTTTATGAGGAGTTTTGA
- a CDS encoding HD-GYP domain-containing protein, whose protein sequence is MLEDNLALTKVLSNALDSRDSYTMHHSKNVAKYAMKIAQKMNLPHYLCEVIHIGGLLHDIGKIGIPEHILTKPGKLTEQEYKLIKTHTTKGFEIIKHVRHYKNSGILDIVLYHHERFDGKGYPKGLKGEEIPLVARIVAVADSFDAMSSKRVYRKELQLETILEEIKDNKGKQFDPLVVDAFLALFAEEFYKEKEGL, encoded by the coding sequence GTGCTTGAAGATAATTTAGCTTTAACAAAAGTACTTTCTAACGCACTCGACTCTAGAGATTCCTATACCATGCACCATTCGAAAAATGTGGCAAAATACGCAATGAAGATCGCCCAAAAAATGAATTTACCCCATTATTTATGTGAGGTCATTCATATTGGCGGACTACTTCACGATATTGGGAAAATAGGCATACCAGAGCATATTTTGACTAAGCCGGGAAAATTAACAGAACAGGAATATAAATTAATCAAAACACATACGACAAAGGGATTTGAAATCATTAAACACGTTAGACATTATAAAAATAGTGGCATATTAGATATTGTGTTATACCATCACGAGCGCTTTGATGGAAAAGGCTATCCAAAAGGTTTAAAAGGCGAAGAAATTCCATTAGTCGCCCGCATTGTGGCAGTAGCAGATAGTTTCGACGCAATGTCTTCCAAACGAGTCTATCGAAAAGAACTCCAATTAGAAACTATCCTTGAAGAAATTAAAGACAATAAAGGAAAACAATTTGACCCACTAGTAGTTGATGCTTTTCTAGCTTTATTTGCAGAGGAGTTTTATAAAGAAAAGGAGGGATTGTAA
- a CDS encoding thioredoxin family protein has protein sequence MKTEQQYFEEGSTIQVYMENMSTLKEESYEVYENFTLPQDGFAEELKQQKLHFLTITEDWCGDAMVINPVLRKVVEAAGLPMHVALRDADTDLIDRHLTNGGRAIPMVLILNEQGELIGKWGPRAPEVQAMVTEGRAKLPAKEDPTFDEKQKEFYTQLQTKYRTDPAIWAYVYESFKSRLQEIIK, from the coding sequence ATGAAAACGGAACAACAATATTTTGAAGAAGGTTCAACGATTCAAGTATATATGGAGAATATGAGTACATTAAAAGAGGAAAGTTATGAAGTATATGAAAACTTCACCTTACCACAAGATGGATTTGCGGAGGAATTAAAGCAGCAAAAATTGCACTTCTTAACAATTACAGAAGATTGGTGTGGCGATGCGATGGTGATTAATCCTGTTCTCCGCAAAGTAGTCGAAGCTGCTGGTCTACCGATGCATGTGGCATTACGGGATGCGGATACGGATTTAATTGATCGTCATTTGACAAACGGCGGCAGAGCAATTCCAATGGTGCTTATTTTGAATGAACAAGGGGAACTAATTGGTAAATGGGGACCTCGTGCACCAGAAGTACAAGCAATGGTAACAGAGGGTCGCGCTAAGCTTCCAGCAAAAGAGGATCCAACATTTGATGAAAAGCAAAAAGAGTTTTATACCCAGTTACAAACAAAGTATCGCACGGACCCAGCTATTTGGGCATATGTGTATGAGAGCTTTAAGAGCAGATTACAAGAGATTATTAAATAA
- a CDS encoding ABC transporter ATP-binding protein yields the protein MLNIFKNFQKKDWMFISCALVFIILQVWLDLKLPDYMAEITRLVQTEGSELSDVLTQGGFMILCAVGSMVASIITVFFAAKVAAGFSNRLRKKVFDKTLSFSMEELSGFSTASLITRSTNDIIQVQMLIILSLQIVIKAPIIAVWGILKITGKSWEWTAATGVAIAVLLVLIATIVIVALPKFKIIQKLTDNLNMVTREHLSGIRVAHAYNASNYHENKFEKANKELTDTNLFTTRIMALMMPTISLIMSGMTLAIYWIGAVLINNAAMPDRLPIFSDMVVFSSYAMQIIMAFMMVSITFVLLPRAAVSIKRINEVLNTDVKIKSGTKTAGDKIGEIEFRQVSFKYPGASDYILRDISFTASKGETVAIIGSTGSGKSTLLNLIPRFMEATDGEILVDGLNVKDYKLEALRDKIGYVSQKAVMFSGSVSSNVTLGEESKQSVEQSNIQRAVEIAQGKDFIEKMDQQYDATISQGGTNLSGGQKQRLSIARAIYKNPEIYLYDDSFSALDYKTDRVLRSKLKEEINDATNIIVAQRIGTIKDADRILVLDKGEVVGMGTHDELMTTCEVYQEIALSQLSKEELEIG from the coding sequence ATGTTAAACATTTTTAAAAACTTTCAAAAAAAGGACTGGATGTTCATTTCATGTGCATTAGTCTTTATTATTTTACAAGTATGGCTTGATTTGAAGCTTCCGGATTATATGGCTGAAATAACTAGACTTGTACAGACAGAGGGAAGTGAGCTAAGTGACGTTTTAACACAAGGTGGATTTATGATCCTTTGTGCGGTGGGAAGTATGGTGGCTTCCATTATCACGGTTTTCTTTGCCGCAAAAGTTGCCGCTGGTTTTTCTAACCGTCTGCGTAAAAAAGTCTTTGATAAAACTTTATCTTTTTCAATGGAAGAACTTTCTGGTTTTTCTACGGCTAGTTTAATTACTCGTTCTACAAATGACATTATACAAGTGCAAATGTTGATTATCTTAAGCTTGCAAATTGTCATCAAGGCTCCAATTATTGCGGTTTGGGGGATCTTGAAAATTACCGGAAAGAGTTGGGAATGGACCGCTGCTACTGGTGTGGCAATTGCAGTACTATTAGTGTTAATAGCTACGATTGTTATCGTTGCCCTTCCTAAATTTAAAATTATCCAGAAATTAACGGATAATCTTAATATGGTAACAAGAGAGCATTTAAGTGGGATTCGTGTTGCTCATGCTTATAATGCATCCAACTATCATGAAAATAAGTTTGAGAAAGCGAATAAGGAACTAACTGATACGAATTTATTCACTACAAGAATCATGGCTTTGATGATGCCAACCATTTCCCTCATTATGTCAGGAATGACGCTTGCCATCTATTGGATTGGTGCTGTGTTAATTAATAATGCAGCCATGCCAGATCGCTTGCCAATATTCTCGGATATGGTTGTCTTCTCTTCCTATGCAATGCAAATCATCATGGCCTTTATGATGGTTTCCATTACATTTGTGCTGCTTCCTCGTGCTGCAGTATCGATTAAGCGAATCAACGAAGTGCTAAATACAGATGTGAAAATAAAGAGTGGTACGAAAACGGCTGGAGATAAGATCGGAGAGATTGAATTCCGCCAAGTTAGCTTTAAGTATCCTGGTGCAAGTGATTATATTCTTCGAGATATCAGCTTTACTGCTTCCAAAGGAGAAACGGTAGCGATTATCGGTTCTACTGGTAGCGGAAAAAGTACCTTGCTGAACCTGATACCACGCTTTATGGAAGCAACGGACGGCGAGATTCTCGTTGATGGTCTTAATGTAAAAGATTACAAGCTAGAAGCATTACGAGATAAAATTGGTTATGTATCGCAAAAAGCAGTTATGTTCAGTGGTTCTGTTTCTTCCAATGTCACGCTTGGGGAAGAATCTAAGCAATCTGTAGAACAATCGAACATCCAACGAGCAGTTGAAATTGCTCAAGGGAAGGATTTTATTGAAAAAATGGATCAGCAATATGATGCAACGATCTCACAAGGTGGAACAAATCTTTCTGGTGGACAGAAACAGAGATTATCGATTGCGCGTGCTATTTATAAAAATCCGGAAATCTATTTATATGATGATTCCTTTTCCGCATTGGACTATAAAACAGACCGTGTTCTACGTTCCAAGCTAAAAGAGGAAATAAACGATGCCACTAACATTATA
- a CDS encoding AbrB/MazE/SpoVT family DNA-binding domain-containing protein, with protein sequence MKSTGIVRKVDELGRIVIPRELRRTLGIEIKDPLEIFVEGEKIVFQKYKAFEECAITGEVSPDNISFGNGKLVLSKEGAELLMKELESVFANDSHK encoded by the coding sequence ATGAAAAGCACAGGAATTGTTCGAAAAGTAGATGAATTAGGACGTATTGTTATTCCAAGAGAATTGCGAAGAACATTAGGAATTGAAATTAAGGATCCTTTGGAAATTTTTGTCGAAGGGGAAAAAATCGTCTTTCAGAAGTATAAAGCGTTTGAAGAATGTGCGATTACTGGGGAAGTCTCACCCGATAACATCAGTTTTGGTAACGGAAAGCTTGTGTTAAGCAAGGAAGGCGCAGAATTATTAATGAAAGAATTGGAGTCGGTCTTTGCAAATGATTCTCACAAGTAA
- a CDS encoding diguanylate cyclase produces MRQNTVINNPFFQQELQQENRVMKIKLMLKAFLDNITLIITFMFLVLQLKEYLVLRYKNILKYMWALPIVVSLLSIGVMWEPLIYGEVRLDLRGVPIFYISYLLGWKYGLISTFLPALYRYHLGGTSVLQGIFQAIILPFAIGAFFQNRKCYNPPYSILNIRHMLRAFNCYQVIRFFLILQTTNVSFITVICLILFEIAAVLCIFFMQNDVSRKLLFRKELEYHSRHDSMTNLYNLRFFRTNVEKLMGSNVPVVIAMMDVDYFKKYNDTHGHPAGDAVLRTIAQLLNDSMRKEDVFARYGGEEFIICFTNITNMQTAVNIAERFRKNVEDYRFFGEETQPDEKVTVSIGLGGLSDGKSLDELIKEADQMLYKAKKTGRNVVEWNSSS; encoded by the coding sequence ATGAGACAAAATACAGTTATTAACAATCCATTTTTTCAGCAAGAATTACAACAAGAAAATAGGGTGATGAAAATTAAATTAATGCTTAAGGCCTTTTTAGATAATATAACATTAATAATTACATTTATGTTTTTGGTACTGCAGCTAAAAGAATACCTTGTATTGCGTTATAAAAATATTCTCAAGTATATGTGGGCTTTACCCATTGTTGTTAGTCTACTAAGTATAGGTGTAATGTGGGAGCCACTGATATATGGGGAAGTACGCTTAGATTTACGAGGTGTTCCTATTTTCTATATTTCTTATTTATTGGGCTGGAAATATGGATTAATTTCCACTTTCTTACCAGCTCTATATCGTTATCATCTAGGTGGAACAAGTGTTTTACAAGGAATTTTCCAGGCCATCATCCTTCCATTTGCAATAGGAGCTTTTTTTCAGAATAGGAAATGCTATAATCCGCCATATTCCATTCTAAATATTAGGCATATGTTAAGAGCGTTTAACTGTTATCAGGTTATAAGATTTTTCCTTATTCTTCAGACGACCAATGTATCGTTTATTACAGTCATTTGTCTGATATTATTTGAGATAGCTGCTGTTCTTTGCATTTTTTTTATGCAAAATGATGTAAGCAGAAAGCTATTATTTCGGAAAGAACTAGAATATCATTCAAGGCATGATAGCATGACCAACTTATATAATCTGCGTTTTTTTCGAACAAATGTTGAAAAATTAATGGGAAGTAATGTACCTGTTGTCATCGCCATGATGGATGTAGATTATTTTAAAAAATATAACGATACCCATGGTCATCCAGCAGGTGATGCAGTTCTGCGCACTATTGCCCAGCTATTAAATGACTCTATGAGAAAAGAAGATGTTTTTGCCCGATATGGTGGAGAGGAATTTATTATTTGTTTTACAAACATAACGAATATGCAAACAGCTGTAAACATTGCTGAGCGATTTCGCAAAAATGTGGAGGATTATCGATTTTTTGGAGAAGAAACCCAGCCAGATGAAAAAGTAACCGTTTCCATTGGATTAGGAGGTCTATCCGATGGCAAATCATTAGATGAGTTAATTAAAGAAGCAGATCAAATGCTATATAAAGCAAAGAAAACAGGCAGAAATGTTGTAGAATGGAACAGTTCCTCTTAG